A single Ciona intestinalis unplaced genomic scaffold, KH HT000119.2, whole genome shotgun sequence DNA region contains:
- the LOC100183650 gene encoding dixin isoform X2 has product MEIQEQVQAYTAWVNSQLKKRGKNIVNLGEDLKDGVALVAVVEIVSGHTLGGIKPTCENEKRENVLKVLQFMRNAGIKLHHVSVDEITSGNVKTIMQLILALAAHFKPASIGGRKVESPRQRNEVSLRIKQRWRDSRVKESIGKPGMESSMQADVEKELAAIRDITQCLQKVLLEEIPGQPLEGHDADEQSVIIQARLDQAIVDKVNLEEENHIARQENRKLTSEKSALEQRFLQQEEELLSIRQQLLQSNLSRDKLQSEKAELIAELTETRRNQDELRTKCRDHERTLERMENEAIQNKINHSREIRKLDKEIHLARQESYNGQINDSVFHDKPFIGSPNGKSPGSPFLNRSKGSPLLGRSPTPNTPGSPILSRRSPLSRNHPSRRRKTMENHVTRVLYFTDRDMTPCMTSISKRVGDITLGEFKTVIKKEGNYRFIFKALDPELGTVKEEVFHDDDVIPGWEGKIVAWVEEVLRV; this is encoded by the exons ATGGAAATACAG GAACAAGTACAAGCATACACAGCTTGGGTTAACAGCCAGTTGAAGAAGAGAgggaaaaatattgttaaccTTGGTGAAGATTTGAAAGATGGGGTGGCTTTGGTTGCGGTTGTGGAAATAGTTT CCGGCCATACATTGGGGGGGATTAAACCAACATGCGAGAACGAAAAGcgagaaaatgttttaaaagttttgcagTTTATGAGAAATGCTGGGATTAAACTACATCATGTTTCAGTTGACG AGATAACGAGCGGTAATGTTAAAACCATCATGCAACTTATATTAGCGCTTGCTGCCCATTTTAAACCAGCCAGTATTGGTGGAAGAAAAGTTGAATCGCCTCGCCAACGTAATGAAGTTTCATTGAGGATCAAACAAAG ATGGAGGGATAGCAGGGTGAAAGAATCTATCGGGAAACCTGGCATGGAATCGT CCATGCAAGCCGATGTAGAGAAAGAACTTGCCGCGATTCGTGATATAACTCAATGTCTACAGAAAGTG CTACTCGAAGAAATACCTGGCCAACCACTTGAGGGACATGACGCAGATGAGCAAAGTGTGATCATTCAAGCGCGACTCGATCAAGCTATTGTGGATAAAGTAAACTTGGAG GAGGAAAACCACATCGCACGACAAGAAAATCGCAAACTAACATCGGAGAAGTCGGCGCTTGAACAAAGATTCCTCCAACAAGAAGAAGAACTTTTATCGATCCGACAACAACTGTTGCAAAGCAATCTATCGAGGGATAAACTACAATCCGAGAAG GCTGAATTAATAGCGGAACTCACGGAAACCCGACGTAACCAAGATGAACTTCGAACAAAATGTCGCGACCACGAGCGAACCTTGGAACGAATGGAGAACGAAGCGATTCAGAACAAA ATAAACCACTCACGAGAAATACGAAAGTTGGACAAAGAAATTCACTTGGCACGTCAGGAATCA TATAATGGTCAAATCAACGACAGTGTGTTCCATGACAAACCATTCATCGG TTCCCCAAATGGGAAATCCCCTGGTTCCCCCTTTCTCAATAGATCGAAAGGGTCCCCATTATTAGGGAGATCCCCCACCCCCAATACTCCGGGTTCACCAATATTATCACGAAGGTCGCCTTTATCACGAAATCATCCATCACGCAGAA GGAAAACCATGGAGAACCACGTGACCCGCGTTCTTTACTTCACGGATAGAGACATGACGCCGTGTATGACGTCAATATCGAAACG AGTCGGTGATATAACGCTGGGCGAATTCAAGACGGTGATAAAGAAGGAAGGAAATTATCGGTTTATTTTCAAAGCTCTTGATCCAGAACTTGGTACAGTGAAGGAAGAG GTGTTTcacgatgatgacgtcatcccGGGATGGGAGGGGAAGATTGTGGCATGGGTTGAGGAGGTTTTGCGGGTGTGA
- the LOC100183650 gene encoding dixin isoform X1 has product MSVKVKYITQEQVQAYTAWVNSQLKKRGKNIVNLGEDLKDGVALVAVVEIVSGHTLGGIKPTCENEKRENVLKVLQFMRNAGIKLHHVSVDEITSGNVKTIMQLILALAAHFKPASIGGRKVESPRQRNEVSLRIKQRWRDSRVKESIGKPGMESSMQADVEKELAAIRDITQCLQKVLLEEIPGQPLEGHDADEQSVIIQARLDQAIVDKVNLEEENHIARQENRKLTSEKSALEQRFLQQEEELLSIRQQLLQSNLSRDKLQSEKAELIAELTETRRNQDELRTKCRDHERTLERMENEAIQNKINHSREIRKLDKEIHLARQESYNGQINDSVFHDKPFIGSPNGKSPGSPFLNRSKGSPLLGRSPTPNTPGSPILSRRSPLSRNHPSRRRKTMENHVTRVLYFTDRDMTPCMTSISKRVGDITLGEFKTVIKKEGNYRFIFKALDPELGTVKEEVFHDDDVIPGWEGKIVAWVEEVLRV; this is encoded by the exons ATGAGTgtgaaagtaaaatacatcACTCAGGAACAAGTACAAGCATACACAGCTTGGGTTAACAGCCAGTTGAAGAAGAGAgggaaaaatattgttaaccTTGGTGAAGATTTGAAAGATGGGGTGGCTTTGGTTGCGGTTGTGGAAATAGTTT CCGGCCATACATTGGGGGGGATTAAACCAACATGCGAGAACGAAAAGcgagaaaatgttttaaaagttttgcagTTTATGAGAAATGCTGGGATTAAACTACATCATGTTTCAGTTGACG AGATAACGAGCGGTAATGTTAAAACCATCATGCAACTTATATTAGCGCTTGCTGCCCATTTTAAACCAGCCAGTATTGGTGGAAGAAAAGTTGAATCGCCTCGCCAACGTAATGAAGTTTCATTGAGGATCAAACAAAG ATGGAGGGATAGCAGGGTGAAAGAATCTATCGGGAAACCTGGCATGGAATCGT CCATGCAAGCCGATGTAGAGAAAGAACTTGCCGCGATTCGTGATATAACTCAATGTCTACAGAAAGTG CTACTCGAAGAAATACCTGGCCAACCACTTGAGGGACATGACGCAGATGAGCAAAGTGTGATCATTCAAGCGCGACTCGATCAAGCTATTGTGGATAAAGTAAACTTGGAG GAGGAAAACCACATCGCACGACAAGAAAATCGCAAACTAACATCGGAGAAGTCGGCGCTTGAACAAAGATTCCTCCAACAAGAAGAAGAACTTTTATCGATCCGACAACAACTGTTGCAAAGCAATCTATCGAGGGATAAACTACAATCCGAGAAG GCTGAATTAATAGCGGAACTCACGGAAACCCGACGTAACCAAGATGAACTTCGAACAAAATGTCGCGACCACGAGCGAACCTTGGAACGAATGGAGAACGAAGCGATTCAGAACAAA ATAAACCACTCACGAGAAATACGAAAGTTGGACAAAGAAATTCACTTGGCACGTCAGGAATCA TATAATGGTCAAATCAACGACAGTGTGTTCCATGACAAACCATTCATCGG TTCCCCAAATGGGAAATCCCCTGGTTCCCCCTTTCTCAATAGATCGAAAGGGTCCCCATTATTAGGGAGATCCCCCACCCCCAATACTCCGGGTTCACCAATATTATCACGAAGGTCGCCTTTATCACGAAATCATCCATCACGCAGAA GGAAAACCATGGAGAACCACGTGACCCGCGTTCTTTACTTCACGGATAGAGACATGACGCCGTGTATGACGTCAATATCGAAACG AGTCGGTGATATAACGCTGGGCGAATTCAAGACGGTGATAAAGAAGGAAGGAAATTATCGGTTTATTTTCAAAGCTCTTGATCCAGAACTTGGTACAGTGAAGGAAGAG GTGTTTcacgatgatgacgtcatcccGGGATGGGAGGGGAAGATTGTGGCATGGGTTGAGGAGGTTTTGCGGGTGTGA